The following proteins are encoded in a genomic region of Cydia strobilella chromosome 19, ilCydStro3.1, whole genome shotgun sequence:
- the LOC134749907 gene encoding uncharacterized protein LOC134749907, giving the protein MSVIIRLQNLPWSANALDIRNFFRGLSIPEGGVHIVGGELGDAFIAFSTDEDARQAMMLDCGKIKEIQVKLLLSSRSEMHKVIEQARQTVPILTLTAPAPAPAPPPAPVLPAPVTVTPTINPFSAALGNSMSGFGIPGIGNPNEIPQPAVIEPPAPLVSPTEILDEDDRTERKRSKEKDRRRSRTRSRSRDRDRKDRKRDRRDRSRSRERRRNRDRSRSRDRRDRKRDRKDRSRSRDRSERTSPRRSHDRRNIRKSPDKTINLVDDTPAPPPAPMLGNANQGNPNMQQIMNNAIASMQGSPNAMDSPVNRFNDPTINDAYNKLSELGKKRNPNAFQGEQNGGNRFAGGRGGGPRGGGNFRREGRSRFENDQQHTTPDCCVAIRNAPNHTSYGDVRRFFPFLIDKHGIKMINDNTGRRTGNIFVRFCDPRSKQLALQRKNNELKGEMVVVEALDDDTYESAADSYLPFRDGNAPEENQPRIPPPQQAPICSVLRLSELPNFVKEHDIIKTFSDFSLLSIMLNDCRMTRTKTAFVQFAKPEDARMAIERRNSYAFGKRLPIITAITDEEYEKEKTIQSEKIDFPSQNEPPPIEPVEERGPRDPRQRRFEGAQPQEPPQGQQPVPFFTAPFVQQQQPFASNFSPTPQFGGFPGNGAMDPRTAAANWANRPGLPNQMQPQITQGPDIEDELDCVLMKGLPCDATDRTIVKFLSDTGAVPARIHLMLDPAGIPSGDCFCEFRTASEARRAASKHGHNLDGCRVTVDLVPRGVVEEALEGPKQPDLRDGLMDNGPHGNGPPQFFDGPRGANRGGFRGRGGFDRGGFDRGFDRGGFDRGGFNRGFDQGRGWNDRGRGGFDRGRGRGGFDRGRGRGRGRGGFENGGRDTRDMREDDDSALEDFGAPGCVLSLENVPFRASVDDILSFFGDFELTQDDVIRRYNERGQPTGDARVAFRTPFDAQRALNTRHMGTIQDRRVSVTLL; this is encoded by the coding sequence TACGGACGAGGATGCCCGCCAAGCGATGATGCTCGATTGCGGAAAAATAAAGGAGATCCAGGTCAAACTACTCCTGAGCTCTCGCTCCGAGATGCACAAGGTCATCGAACAAGCGAGACAGACGGTGCCGATCCTCACGCTCACGGCTCCCGCCCCGgcccccgcgccgccgccggccccCGTCCTCCCCGCGCCGGTCACCGTCACCCCGACCATCAACCCTTTCTCAGCCGCTCTAGGTAACTCCATGTCAGGCTTCGGCATCCCCGGAATTGGCAATCCTAACGAGATCCCGCAACCCGCTGTCATTGAACCACCCGCGCCGCTTGTAAGCCCCACTGAAATTCTAGATGAAGACGACAGGACAGAAAGGAAACGCAGCAAGGAAAAGGATAGACGGCGTTCGCGAACGCGATCCAGGTCACGTGATAGGGATCGGAAGGACCGTAAACGGGATAGGCGCGACCGATCGCGCTCACGCGAGAGACGCCGTAATAGGGATCGCAGCCGCAGTCGCGATAGACGAGATCGTAAACGGGACAGGAAAGACCGCAGCCGATCGCGAGACCGATCTGAGAGGACCTCGCCTCGCCGCTCCCATGATCGTCGCAACATTCGCAAGAGTCCTGATAAGACGATCAATCTTGTTGACGATacccccgcgccgccgccggcgccgatGCTCGGCAATGCGAATCAAGGCAATCCAAACATGCAGCAAATCATGAACAACGCCATCGCTTCCATGCAGGGATCACCCAACGCGATGGATTCGCCGGTAAACAGATTCAATGATCCCACTATCAATGACGCTTACAACAAACTGAGTGAACTGGGTAAAAAGCGTAATCCTAACGCCTTCCAGGGTGAGCAGAATGGAGGAAACAGATTTGCAGGCGGAAGAGGCGGTGGTCCTCGAGGTGGCGGTAATTTTAGGCGAGAGGGTCGCTCTCGCTTTGAAAACGATCAGCAACACACTACACCAGACTGTTGCGTGGCCATCAGAAACGCGCCCAACCATACCAGCTACGGAGACGTCCGTCGCTTCTTCCCATTCCTCATCGACAAGCATGGAATCAAGATGATTAACGACAACACCGGCCGTCGCACCGGCAACATCTTCGTGAGATTCTGCGATCCTCGCTCTAAGCAGCTCGCTTTACAACGGAAGAATAACGAGTTGAAGGGCGAGATGGTCGTAGTAGAAGCGTTAGATGATGACACTTATGAGAGCGCAGCGGACTCGTACTTGCCATTCCGAGATGGTAACGCTCCCGAAGAGAACCAACCACGCATACCTCCCCCACAACAAGCCCCTATTTGTAGCGTTCTGCGTCTCTCAGAGCTTCCAAATTTTGTCAAAGAACACGATATCATTAAAACCTTCAGCGATTTCTCTCTACTTTCTATCATGCTCAACGACTGCCGCATGACCAGAACTAAAACCGCCTTCGTGCAGTTTGCAAAGCCCGAAGACGCGAGAATGGCGATTGAAAGGCGGAACAGTTACGCATTCGGAAAAAGACTGCCTATTATCACAGCTATCACTGACGAAGAGTATGAAAAAGAAAAGACTATTCAGAGTGAAAAGATTGATTTTCCGAGTCAGAACGAGCCGCCGCCTATAGAGCCGGTGGAAGAGCGAGGGCCTAGAGACCCGCGCCAGCGGAGATTCGAAGGCGCTCAGCCCCAGGAGCCCCCTCAAGGCCAACAGCCAGTACCCTTCTTTACGGCGCCCTTCGTTCAGCAGCAACAACCCTTCGCTAGCAACTTCTCTCCGACGCCGCAGTTCGGCGGATTCCCTGGGAATGGTGCCATGGACCCGCGCACCGCCGCCGCCAACTGGGCCAATCGTCCCGGCCTCCCTAACCAGATGCAGCCTCAGATAACGCAAGGACCCGACATAGAAGACGAGCTCGACTGCGTGCTCATGAAGGGTCTGCCTTGTGACGCCACGGACCGTACTATAGTAAAGTTCTTGTCTGATACAGGCGCGGTACCGGCCCGAATCCATCTCATGCTAGATCCCGCCGGCATCCCTTCGGGCGATTGCTTCTGCGAGTTCCGTACGGCAAGCGAAGCGCGCCGGGCGGCTTCCAAACACGGACATAATCTTGACGGCTGCAGAGTTACTGTCGATTTAGTGCCACGCGGCGTCGTAGAGGAAGCTCTAGAAGGGCCTAAACAGCCTGATCTAAGAGACGGACTAATGGATAACGGTCCACATGGAAACGGTCCTCCGCAGTTCTTCGATGGTCCGCGCGGTGCCAATCGCGGCGGCTTCCGTGGCAGAGGAGGATTCGATCGCGGCGGCTTCGATCGCGGCTTTGACCGAGGCGGTTTTGATCGCGGCGGTTTCAACAGAGGTTTCGACCAGGGCAGGGGCTGGAACGACCGTGGGCGTGGTGGTTTCGACCGTGGGCGCGGTCGCGGCGGTTTCGACAGGGGTCGCGGTCGCGGCAGAGGTCGAGGGGGCTTCGAGAACGGCGGCCGCGACACGCGCGACATGCGCGAGGATGACGACTCGGCGCTGGAAGACTTCGGCGCCCCGGGCTGTGTGTTGTCTTTAGAGAACGTCCCGTTCCGTGCTTCAGTCGACGATATCCTCAGCTTCTTCGGCGACTTCGAGCTTACTCAGGATGACGTCATAAGACGTTACAACGAGCGCGGTCAACCGACGGGCGACGCGAGGGTCGCCTTCCGTACGCCGTTTGACGCTCAACGCGCGCTCAACACCCGCCACATGGGAACCATACAGGACAGGAGAGTGAGCGTGACGCTTCTCTAG